One Syntrophales bacterium genomic window carries:
- the pxpB gene encoding 5-oxoprolinase subunit PxpB codes for MIITPYGEEGLRIILGSEVNQEVHRKVLRCYTLLTSLKNRSIIDIIPSFCSCVVVFDCESVQFEEMKDMITRALEDMDKVDLPKPNYFEIPVRYGGEYGPDMDFVCNYTGLSEREVIVLHSETQYTVFAVGFTPGFPYLGPLHPKLHVPRLETPRTEVPAGSVGIALNQTGIYTFKSPGGWRLIGRSEVQLFDYTQPPYSLLKIGDVVRFVTHD; via the coding sequence ATGATAATAACTCCGTACGGCGAAGAAGGGTTGCGCATAATTCTCGGGAGTGAGGTTAATCAAGAGGTCCATAGAAAAGTCCTAAGATGCTACACTTTACTTACATCTCTGAAGAACCGTTCCATTATAGATATAATCCCTTCTTTTTGTAGCTGTGTCGTTGTATTTGACTGTGAATCGGTACAATTCGAAGAGATGAAAGACATGATCACACGAGCATTGGAGGATATGGATAAAGTCGACCTACCAAAACCTAACTACTTTGAAATACCCGTTCGCTATGGTGGTGAATATGGACCGGACATGGATTTTGTCTGTAACTATACAGGGCTTTCAGAACGAGAGGTGATTGTATTGCACTCAGAAACACAATACACTGTTTTTGCTGTGGGATTCACTCCTGGATTTCCCTATTTGGGGCCTCTTCATCCAAAACTCCATGTTCCCCGATTGGAAACACCGCGGACCGAAGTTCCTGCAGGCTCTGTAGGTATTGCTTTGAATCAGACGGGTATTTATACTTTCAAATCACCGGGTGGTTGGCGTCTTATTGGAAGGTCAGAGGTACAACTTTTCGACTACACACAGCCACCTTATAGTCTTTTGAAAATCGGGGATGTTGTACGTTTCGTAACACATGATTGA
- a CDS encoding LamB/YcsF family protein, whose product MSRVDLNCDMGESFGAYRIGNDEKVIKFITSANIACGFHASDPNVMDRTVRLCLEHGVKVGAHPGYPDLVGFGRRFMDIDEKEIVNLILYQVGALQGFLKLYGMVLQHVKLHGALYNYAADHTDFILHLTDKLGVAFENPIFLTLATPKNMELKEKCGISGIRIALEAFPDRQYDDEGLLLSRKVPGSVLKDPLMIVDKALDMVLNRRIETVSGKWIPIEVDTLCLHGDNKESIEAAALIRTSLVEAGVEIRPLGDLL is encoded by the coding sequence ATGTCCAGAGTGGATTTAAATTGCGATATGGGTGAGTCTTTTGGTGCTTACCGCATAGGAAACGACGAAAAGGTCATAAAATTCATCACATCCGCCAATATTGCCTGTGGTTTTCATGCCTCAGACCCCAATGTGATGGACAGAACGGTAAGATTGTGCTTGGAGCATGGGGTAAAAGTAGGGGCTCACCCAGGCTATCCCGATCTTGTGGGTTTTGGCAGACGTTTTATGGATATAGATGAGAAGGAAATCGTTAATTTAATCCTATATCAGGTGGGTGCATTGCAGGGGTTTCTGAAACTCTATGGAATGGTGCTGCAGCACGTAAAATTGCATGGAGCTTTATACAACTATGCGGCCGATCACACTGACTTTATATTGCACTTAACTGATAAACTGGGAGTCGCTTTTGAAAATCCAATTTTCCTGACTCTTGCCACTCCCAAGAATATGGAACTGAAGGAGAAATGTGGTATTTCTGGAATTCGTATTGCCCTGGAAGCTTTTCCCGATCGCCAGTACGATGATGAAGGGTTGTTGCTTTCACGCAAGGTACCAGGGTCAGTTCTAAAAGATCCACTAATGATCGTTGATAAAGCACTTGATATGGTGCTCAACCGGAGAATCGAAACAGTAAGCGGAAAATGGATTCCAATAGAGGTTGACACACTATGCCTTCATGGGGACAATAAAGAAAGCATAGAAGCGGCTGCCCTAATAAGGACATCCCTTGTGGAAGCAGGTGTCGAAATTCGCCCATTGGGAGATCTTTTATGA
- the ligA gene encoding NAD-dependent DNA ligase LigA: MHDIPEDIKRRVNELRSLIEYHNRRYYLLDDPEISDAEYDRLMAELIELEEKYPALRSPDSPTQRVGAAPLEKFQSFTHLSPMLSLANVFSEEEIVEFDDRIHRFINYTGNIEYVGEPKLDGAAVNLLYENGVLVKAATRGDGAVGEDITQNIRTIPSIPLALGGSNEFSSSSIRTPQRVEVRGEVIMEVEHFKKLNDRRVKAGEPPFANPRNAAAGSLRQLDPRITARRPLEFFAYGLGFISEALFKTHWEILQALSRWGFRVHSLSRLLKDVSECIQYYREMMENRHNLPHETDGVVLKVNDLYLQERLGAVARSPRWAVACKFPAQEETTTVEDIKVQVGRTGVLTPVAIMKPVRIAGVTVSRASLHNQDEIEKKDIRIGDTVLVRRAGDVIPEVVKVIFSKRTGNERIFKMPSSCPECGSSIVRLPGEVAHRCVNLSCPAQIKERIIHFASRSGVDIEGLGEKLVSQLVERGLVRSLSDLYNLKFEDLVNLDRMGEKSARNVLSAIERSKTPPLAKFIYALGIRHVGETTARVLAERFVTLEDLMNASEEDLLSIRDIGPEVAGSIIRFFREQSNRKTLEDLKRAGLIPISTQVHQKTTIHHPFAGKNFVLTGTLKSMTRAEAQRVIREKGGNTSDSVTKKTDFVVVGDSPGSKLAKARELGITVLTEEEFLSLLGR; the protein is encoded by the coding sequence ATGCATGATATTCCTGAGGATATCAAGAGACGGGTCAATGAGCTCCGGTCACTTATTGAATACCACAATAGGCGGTACTATCTGCTGGACGATCCTGAGATTTCTGATGCAGAATATGACCGCCTAATGGCAGAGTTGATCGAGCTCGAAGAAAAGTATCCAGCGTTACGTAGCCCTGATTCACCCACTCAGCGTGTGGGAGCAGCTCCCCTGGAAAAATTCCAGAGTTTTACCCATCTTTCACCCATGCTGAGTCTCGCCAATGTCTTTTCTGAGGAAGAAATTGTGGAGTTCGATGATCGCATCCATCGCTTTATCAACTATACGGGTAACATTGAATACGTGGGAGAACCAAAACTGGACGGCGCTGCTGTGAATCTTTTGTACGAAAACGGTGTTCTGGTAAAGGCAGCAACCAGAGGAGATGGTGCTGTGGGTGAAGATATTACGCAAAACATTAGAACCATTCCCTCCATTCCTCTGGCATTAGGGGGTAGCAACGAGTTCTCCAGTTCCAGTATAAGAACTCCTCAGCGTGTTGAGGTGCGTGGTGAAGTGATAATGGAGGTGGAGCATTTCAAAAAATTGAATGATAGGAGGGTAAAAGCAGGTGAACCTCCTTTCGCCAATCCCCGTAATGCGGCAGCCGGTTCATTGAGGCAACTGGATCCGCGTATCACCGCTCGGCGACCACTGGAGTTTTTTGCATATGGATTGGGTTTTATAAGCGAGGCTTTGTTTAAAACCCATTGGGAGATTTTGCAGGCTTTGTCGAGGTGGGGTTTCCGCGTGCACAGTCTGAGCAGGTTGCTGAAAGATGTTTCGGAGTGTATCCAGTATTACAGAGAAATGATGGAAAATCGCCATAATTTACCCCACGAGACAGACGGTGTTGTTTTGAAGGTTAATGACCTTTATCTGCAGGAGCGGTTGGGTGCTGTTGCGAGAAGTCCCAGATGGGCTGTGGCTTGCAAGTTTCCGGCACAGGAGGAAACAACAACCGTTGAAGACATCAAAGTTCAGGTTGGTAGGACGGGAGTACTCACTCCGGTCGCNATAATGAAACCAGTACGTATAGCTGGAGTCACTGTATCCCGGGCTTCTCTTCACAACCAGGATGAGATTGAGAAAAAGGATATTCGCATAGGTGATACGGTGCTGGTACGGCGTGCAGGTGACGTTATTCCAGAGGTCGTAAAGGTAATTTTTTCAAAGCGGACAGGGAATGAGCGCATATTCAAGATGCCCTCTTCCTGTCCGGAGTGCGGGTCTAGTATAGTTCGCCTGCCTGGGGAGGTTGCCCATCGCTGTGTTAACCTGTCCTGTCCGGCACAAATTAAGGAACGGATTATACACTTTGCCTCACGTTCTGGTGTGGACATAGAGGGTTTGGGAGAAAAACTGGTATCCCAACTTGTAGAGAGAGGTTTGGTTAGGAGTCTGAGTGATCTGTACAATCTCAAATTTGAAGATCTTGTCAATCTTGATAGAATGGGGGAAAAATCGGCTCGAAATGTCCTCTCTGCCATAGAGCGATCCAAAACACCGCCTCTCGCTAAGTTCATATACGCTCTGGGTATACGCCACGTTGGTGAAACAACGGCCCGGGTTTTGGCCGAACGGTTTGTTACTCTTGAGGATCTAATGAATGCTTCGGAAGAAGATCTTCTTAGCATCAGAGATATCGGTCCCGAAGTTGCCGGCTCAATTATTCGTTTTTTCCGCGAGCAATCGAACCGTAAAACTTTGGAAGATTTAAAGAGAGCTGGATTGATACCCATTTCTACACAAGTGCATCAAAAAACAACAATTCACCACCCATTTGCCGGGAAGAACTTTGTACTTACAGGAACTCTGAAAAGTATGACGCGCGCCGAGGCTCAAAGAGTGATAAGGGAAAAGGGTGGGAATACCTCGGATTCTGTAACTAAAAAGACTGATTTTGTGGTTGTAGGTGATTCCCCCGGCTCCAAGCTAGCAAAGGCGAGAGAACTGGGTATAACGGTACTTACTGAAGAAGAGTTCTTATCCCTTTTGGGAAGATAA
- a CDS encoding iron ABC transporter permease: MGYPSDKALHPPVTLPRILKISLVLFLVLVIVSIFSLSTGVARISLLSVLRGLMALPGETIQGITPPEEVIVLSIRLPRVLLATLVGAALSVAGVVFQALLRNPLADPYIMGVSAGAALGAMTGILLSSVTRWFSIPVLAFAGGLFSVGIVFGIAGYKKRLETNTLLLTGVMVNAFFSAVILFVLSISDQFQLQRAIFWMMGDLSGAQAKTIIINFVLLLIGVSFIYSQGRNLNLLVTGEETAAQLGVSVEKTKIALLIAASLITAGAVSASGPIGFVGLIIPHILRVICGPDHRILVPAAFLLGSTFLVAADTLARCLIAPTELPVGVITALCGAPYFLCLLRRRLMKEEV; encoded by the coding sequence ATGGGTTATCCATCAGATAAAGCATTACATCCTCCGGTTACACTTCCACGAATACTTAAGATTTCTCTGGTTTTGTTCTTGGTTCTCGTTATTGTCTCTATATTTTCCCTGTCCACTGGAGTTGCACGCATTTCTTTGTTATCCGTACTTAGAGGTCTCATGGCCTTGCCAGGGGAAACCATTCAGGGAATCACTCCTCCTGAAGAAGTAATAGTCTTATCTATTCGCTTACCGAGGGTACTGCTGGCTACTTTGGTAGGTGCAGCTCTATCTGTTGCTGGAGTGGTTTTTCAAGCTCTTTTGCGCAACCCCTTAGCTGACCCTTATATTATGGGAGTCTCTGCCGGGGCTGCACTGGGAGCTATGACAGGAATTTTACTCAGCTCCGTCACTCGTTGGTTTAGTATTCCCGTACTAGCCTTTGCAGGTGGTCTGTTCTCAGTGGGCATTGTATTTGGTATCGCTGGTTACAAAAAACGTCTAGAGACTAATACCTTACTTTTAACGGGTGTAATGGTAAACGCCTTTTTCTCCGCCGTTATCCTCTTTGTACTTTCTATAAGTGACCAATTCCAGCTCCAACGTGCGATTTTCTGGATGATGGGTGACTTGAGTGGAGCCCAAGCCAAAACCATCATCATTAATTTCGTGTTGCTTCTCATCGGAGTCTCGTTCATCTACAGTCAAGGTCGAAATTTGAATCTTCTCGTTACTGGGGAAGAAACAGCTGCACAGCTGGGCGTCTCCGTTGAGAAAACAAAAATAGCACTATTAATAGCGGCTTCTCTGATCACCGCAGGTGCTGTGTCAGCCTCGGGACCCATAGGGTTTGTTGGTTTGATCATACCTCATATTCTTAGGGTCATCTGTGGCCCTGATCATCGGATCCTGGTACCGGCGGCGTTTCTCCTGGGAAGTACCTTTCTTGTAGCGGCAGACACATTAGCACGCTGTTTGATTGCACCAACCGAGCTACCTGTGGGCGTTATAACTGCCCTATGTGGTGCACCGTACTTTCTATGTTTGCTCCGTCGGAGACTAATGAAAGAAGAAGTGTGA
- a CDS encoding ABC transporter ATP-binding protein — MLEVIDVSFKYNGPWVLKDVGFKVNSGDFVGILGPNGSGKSTLLRVIDGILLPQKGQVLWNGTPIQSMKRKDVAKIIALVPQGYAGVFPFTVQEIILMGRSPHLGLLAFEGEKDLEIVWKVMEQTETQHLAHRSLENISGGERQRVLVARALAQEPQLLLLDEPTAYLDVRHQADILKLIRTINRVNGLTVVLVTHDINLASLYCDRVILLKEGSILAEGTPEEVLSEEQIKITFDTTVIASTHTPTGRPLIIPWIEV; from the coding sequence ATGCTGGAAGTAATAGATGTAAGCTTCAAATACAACGGTCCCTGGGTTCTCAAAGATGTGGGTTTCAAGGTTAATTCCGGGGATTTTGTAGGGATTCTGGGACCAAATGGATCAGGAAAATCCACACTCCTTAGGGTTATAGATGGGATACTCTTGCCACAAAAGGGACAAGTTCTATGGAATGGGACCCCCATCCAAAGCATGAAGCGCAAAGATGTAGCAAAGATAATTGCCCTCGTTCCACAGGGCTATGCAGGCGTTTTTCCATTTACTGTGCAAGAGATAATTCTCATGGGTCGATCACCCCACCTCGGTCTACTGGCCTTTGAAGGGGAAAAGGATCTCGAAATAGTATGGAAGGTGATGGAGCAGACAGAGACCCAACACCTCGCCCACAGATCACTCGAAAACATAAGCGGTGGAGAAAGACAGCGTGTGTTAGTAGCTCGAGCCCTGGCACAGGAACCACAACTCCTGCTTCTCGATGAACCTACAGCGTATCTTGACGTTCGCCATCAGGCAGACATTCTCAAACTGATCAGAACAATCAATAGAGTAAACGGTCTTACAGTGGTATTAGTAACACATGACATAAACTTAGCTTCGCTCTACTGCGACAGGGTCATCCTCTTAAAAGAAGGTAGCATATTGGCTGAGGGGACCCCTGAGGAAGTGCTAAGTGAAGAACAGATAAAAATCACTTTTGACACAACTGTGATAGCAAGCACGCATACACCTACAGGCCGCCCGTTGATTATACCCTGGATTGAGGTTTGA
- a CDS encoding TonB-dependent receptor yields the protein MKRSVFVFLLMILIFSTGETVSAQMEGKKTEGKETVRLEEVVVTASRIEEKKREVVANVIVIDEEEIRSSSAKDLGDLLAEKGVGTIMKYDSSTTSIGIRAFRTDATGIDLASRVLILIDGRRSGTANAAKVMTNNIEKVEIIRGPAAVQYGTTAVGGVVNVITKKGTGKPSFYADGFIGSYDYKGGTIGFSGTFKKMDFSGSFTRDSRGDYETAQGIKYFNTGYNHKENGSINVGYEFLPGNRIGFIYTFFKVDHQGNPGYLSQNDKDDYVQSRNHSFDVIYDGKTTTGLLSWKVRYFAGRDKNEWFDPTGSNPDGWDDGVPDRNVVDFKGAQIQVSYNRTLFTVTGGGDWIQYKTESTSSPKNTGYDNPAAFLLGKLKLFNDSFIISGGARYDEYRVDVKSEGGKESEHHISPQVGLAYIPTKWLKLRANYGQAFRMPSAEQLAGNYWSWGTHFVGNPDLKPEKSRTYEGGIDISISALNASLSYFHTDFRDKIEWYTKPNGDRSARNIGKAEIEGVEGSLSYDLGNLFSWPIRVLPYITGTYMMKYRDKDTNEDLKYTSDLLVTYGITIYGEDFSANLNFSYVGKQLIDDWESGAYPTPVITKGSFTVANLAITKKLLTLNKYGYLTLRGEIQNLFDKDYEYVKGYPMPGRTFTLGLRYTF from the coding sequence ATGAAACGCTCAGTATTTGTTTTTTTACTAATGATTCTCATTTTCAGTACGGGCGAAACTGTTAGTGCCCAGATGGAAGGAAAAAAAACGGAGGGAAAAGAAACGGTACGTCTGGAAGAGGTTGTGGTTACAGCAAGTAGAATTGAGGAGAAAAAGCGGGAAGTTGTGGCCAATGTTATAGTTATAGACGAGGAAGAGATCCGGAGCTCCTCTGCGAAAGATCTGGGGGATCTTCTCGCTGAAAAAGGTGTGGGAACAATCATGAAGTACGATAGTTCCACAACCTCAATAGGGATAAGAGCTTTCAGAACGGATGCAACAGGTATCGATCTTGCGAGTAGGGTCCTTATCCTCATTGACGGTAGGCGTTCAGGAACCGCCAATGCTGCCAAAGTCATGACTAACAATATAGAAAAGGTGGAGATTATAAGAGGTCCAGCAGCGGTCCAGTATGGTACAACCGCTGTTGGTGGTGTGGTGAATGTAATTACAAAAAAAGGAACGGGCAAACCGTCTTTCTATGCTGATGGCTTCATAGGAAGTTACGATTATAAAGGTGGAACAATAGGTTTTTCTGGTACGTTCAAAAAGATGGACTTTTCAGGTTCATTCACGCGCGATTCCCGGGGAGATTACGAGACAGCACAGGGGATAAAGTACTTCAACACAGGTTACAACCACAAGGAAAACGGGAGTATCAACGTAGGTTACGAGTTTCTCCCGGGGAATAGAATTGGTTTTATCTACACGTTCTTCAAAGTCGATCATCAGGGAAATCCCGGCTACCTGAGCCAGAATGACAAGGACGACTATGTTCAAAGTCGTAACCATTCGTTCGATGTAATATACGATGGGAAAACAACCACAGGTCTGCTTTCCTGGAAGGTTCGTTACTTTGCTGGTCGCGATAAAAACGAATGGTTTGATCCTACTGGAAGCAATCCTGACGGTTGGGATGATGGTGTTCCCGATAGAAACGTGGTGGACTTCAAAGGCGCACAGATCCAGGTTTCGTACAATCGAACTTTGTTCACGGTTACAGGTGGTGGGGATTGGATACAGTACAAAACAGAAAGCACAAGCAGTCCTAAAAATACGGGGTACGATAACCCTGCTGCCTTTTTGCTCGGCAAACTGAAACTTTTCAACGACAGTTTCATTATTTCCGGTGGTGCTCGTTATGATGAATACAGGGTTGACGTCAAAAGTGAAGGTGGGAAGGAAAGTGAACATCACATTTCCCCACAGGTCGGTCTTGCCTATATACCCACAAAGTGGTTGAAGCTCCGGGCTAACTACGGTCAGGCTTTCCGTATGCCTTCGGCGGAACAGCTTGCAGGTAATTACTGGAGTTGGGGAACACATTTCGTGGGAAACCCTGACCTTAAACCAGAGAAAAGCCGCACATACGAGGGAGGAATAGATATATCAATATCGGCTTTGAACGCGAGTTTAAGTTATTTCCATACGGATTTCCGGGATAAAATAGAATGGTACACCAAACCAAATGGAGATAGATCAGCTAGGAACATCGGTAAGGCTGAAATTGAGGGTGTGGAGGGTAGTTTGTCCTACGATCTGGGAAATCTCTTTTCCTGGCCGATCAGGGTTTTGCCTTATATCACCGGCACATACATGATGAAGTATCGGGACAAGGACACAAACGAGGATTTGAAGTACACATCTGATCTCCTCGTGACGTACGGTATTACCATTTATGGCGAAGATTTCTCGGCAAACCTGAACTTCTCTTATGTGGGAAAGCAGCTAATCGACGACTGGGAAAGTGGTGCTTACCCCACACCAGTTATAACAAAAGGAAGCTTTACAGTGGCTAACCTAGCAATAACAAAAAAACTTTTGACCTTAAACAAATACGGATATCTCACCTTAAGGGGTGAAATTCAAAACTTGTTCGACAAGGATTACGAATATGTAAAGGGATACCCAATGCCAGGAAGAACTTTCACCCTGGGTTTGAGATATACCTTTTAG
- a CDS encoding energy transducer TonB, with protein MNGYGLEAESLKRVFLNSVIISAVFHCALVAMVLTGPVLSASPNPLLNENSCLFVDLVTQKKEGSTINSHAFKKPFRHDSIEVVSPVQLSFSKSNNDEKTSGVKPDSPPVPEGFNNKDRKEGKSIVAPNPASDAVKSSSLTTGEFSYGSLAEEQYHSKAVPRYGHNPPPQYPPLARIRGQEGLVLLSVEVLPDGRVGQVVVKQTSGYNLLDHSAIEAVKRWSFIPGKRMGVPITMWVDVPIRFALK; from the coding sequence ATGAACGGGTACGGACTTGAAGCAGAGAGTTTGAAAAGGGTATTCCTAAACAGTGTTATTATTTCTGCTGTCTTTCACTGCGCATTAGTCGCAATGGTATTAACCGGACCTGTCCTCTCTGCTTCACCAAACCCATTACTGAACGAAAACTCCTGTCTTTTTGTTGATCTTGTAACCCAGAAGAAAGAAGGAAGCACCATCAATTCTCACGCTTTTAAGAAACCATTTCGCCACGACTCCATTGAGGTCGTGTCACCCGTGCAGTTATCCTTCAGTAAAAGTAATAATGATGAAAAGACATCCGGGGTGAAACCCGATTCGCCTCCAGTGCCAGAAGGGTTCAATAATAAGGACCGAAAGGAGGGAAAAAGTATTGTTGCTCCAAACCCGGCATCCGACGCGGTCAAAAGCTCGAGTTTAACAACGGGTGAGTTTTCCTACGGCTCGTTAGCAGAAGAGCAGTATCACTCAAAAGCGGTACCACGATACGGACATAATCCTCCCCCTCAATATCCCCCACTAGCCCGTATCCGGGGACAAGAGGGATTGGTGCTTTTATCTGTAGAAGTACTACCTGATGGCCGAGTGGGTCAAGTGGTAGTCAAGCAGACGTCCGGTTATAATCTTTTGGATCACTCGGCCATCGAAGCAGTAAAAAGGTGGTCTTTTATACCGGGAAAAAGAATGGGGGTCCCCATAACCATGTGGGTGGATGTACCTATCAGGTTTGCATTAAAATAA